The genomic segment CCTCACCATTGTGGGGTCCGAGCATTTGCTTCCTCCCGGCATTGTCAATGCACTGGAACGGGAGGGCTGCAGAATTCTTGGCCCTGACAGGAACTCTCTTCCCCTGCGGTCCAGCAGGGTTTTCGTAAAAGACCTTCTGCGTCTCCATCGTATTCCGACCCCGGAGTACAGGGTCTTCTCCTCATACCTTCATGCACAGGATTACATTCGTTTAAAAGGAACGCCTATAGTGATAAAACCCGCAGGATATTCCGGGGGAAATGGGGCATTTATTGCGTATTCAACAGACGCTGCAGAGGACATTCTCAAACGGATTATGAAAGACAGGATTTTCAGCGATGCAGGCAGGCAGGTTATTGTTGAGGAGTACCTGAAGGGCAAAAGACTGTCGTTCACTGCATTAACTGATGGCAGAACCGTCATTCCGCTCACAAGCCTGCAGATTTACTTCCAGGAAAGAGCTGAAAACTTTATGAAGTCTGAGATGATGGTGGTGGGTGCATGCAGTCCGGCGCCTTTTTTCACAAAAGAGAGCGAATCGCTGATCATGGGCATAATTACGAGACCTCTGCTGAAGGCATTTGCCTCTGAGGGGATCAACTACAGGGGGGTTTTTTCTACAGACCTCCTCATAGACAAAAACGGGCCGAAAGTGCTGGATTTGCATTTCTGTTTCGGGGATTTGGAGGCACCTACCATCTTGCCAAGGATCAGAACGGATTTGATAAAACTCACCATGGCTGTTCTCGAGGAACAACTGTCTGATATGGCATTGGAGTGGGAACAGGGTTCTTCGGTGTGCGTTGCCATGTACTCGGCATCCGGACTTCAAGAGGGCAGCGTGCTGAAGGGCCTCGCGTTACCGTTTCCTGAAGACAGCATCTTCACGTTTCATGAGAACACCTCGTTTCTCGATGCTGAACTTGTCACTGCGGGGGGAAGGGCAGTCTGCATAACCGCCCTTGGAATTGATTTGCATGAGGCAAGGAGCAAGGCTTACCGCGCGACAGAACGAATCAGTTTTGAAGGGATGATGTACAGAAACGACATCGGCGATCATAGTACAAACACATAACCAAAGGAGCAGATATGAAACCGCAGGTACTGATTGTTATGGGAAGCGACTCTGATCTTCCTGTCATGGAGGGTGCAGAGGAAATCCTCAAGATGTTTCACATTTCCTACGAAATAACTGTTGCCTCTGCCCACAGAACACCTGAACGCGCCATACGAATCGCTTCCGGTGCCGAGAAGAAGGGGGTCGACGTTATTATTGCCGGAGCAGGCATGGCAGCCCACCTCGCAGGGGTGCTTGCAGCCCACACAATTCTCCCGGTCATCGGCGTCCCCATAGACGCCTCTTCCCTCAAGGGTATGGACTCACTTCTCTCGACCGTTCAGATGCCGCCCGGCATACCTGTTGCAACAATGGCAATAGGCAAAGCCGGGGCAAAAAATGCCGCGATTCTCTCAGCCCAGATTATTGCCCGGAAGAATGCTGATACTGCAAAAAAATTAAGAGAACACAAGAAGCAGATGGCTGAGGATGTTGAGAAAAAAGCCACAACACTGAAAAACCGAAGCTCGCGGAGATGAGGGTTCACCTCGACTGCTTTCCCTGTTTTTTGCGTCAGTCACTGATTGCGCTCAGGCTGGGCACTGCTGATGAATCATTGCAGAAAGACATTCTCCTGAGCATTATGGATACCCTCCGTCAGGCAGATACTGCCCGACCACCCGCATATACCACTACATTCATTCACCGGAAGATTCGGCAACTGCTTGGCAGAGATCCTTTCGGGGATATCAAAGCCGAGTATAACCGGATCTCTCTCGGAATGTATCCTTCCCTGAAAGCCGAGGTCGAAAAGAGTCAGGATCCTCTCTGGACAGGTGCCAGGCTTGCGATTGCCGGCAATGTCATAGACTTCGGGATCTTCACTTCGGTGGATATCGAAGGGACTGTCCGCAGGGCGCTGAACAGCCGGATAGCGGTCGATGACTACACTGCGTTCAGAGATGCCATTGCAGAAACGGAAGAAATCCTCTACCTCGCGGACAATGCGGGCGAGATCGTGTTTGACAGGATTCTGGCCGAAACCCTCATGCAGCACGGCAAGAAAGTCAGGGTAGTCGTGAAAGGCTCACCGGTGATAAATGATGCAACACGGACTGACGCAGAGCAATCGGGCCTCACGGGAATCTGCGAAGTAACCGATAACGGCTCCGATGCAGTCGGCACAATCCTTGAGATGACAACACCCGATTTTCAGGATATGTTCAGGCAAGCCCGGCTGATTATCAGCAAAGGACAGGGAAACTTTGAGACACTCCTTGGGACCGGAAAAAACATATTTTTTCTGTTCCAATCCAAATGCGATGTGCTCTCTAGAGAACTGGGGCTTCCAACTGGCTCAATGCTGCTCAGAAAATCCTGACATGTCAGGCAGGACAAGGTGTCTAAGAGATTATCTTCGTCCCCCCCGGATATCAAAACCACCACGCGCTCTCGGGCGGCCTTTCTCCCTTCTCTCCTGCGGTTTTGCCTCGTTTACCACAATATTTCTGTCCATGAACATGGTGCCGTTCAGCTGAGTTACCGCCTTCTGTGCTTCTTCGTTCGTGGACATCTCCACAAAGCCGAATCCTCTCAGTCTGCCGGTTGCTGCATCTTTGATCAGCTTGACAGAAACAACTTCACCCGCCTGGGAAAACAGATCCCTTACCTCATCTTCAGTTGTTTTGAAGGAGATATTGCCGACATAAAGCCTCTTACTCATCCTGCCTCCTTTTTAGGATATCGACATGTGACCTTCGAATCCGATATGAGCCATAAAAAATGTAGACTAACTATGTAGGAAGACAGGGCATTTTGTCAAGAAAGAAAAACGTGGGGCAGCCTGTGCTATCGGGCCTGAAGATTCCCGTTGATTTCCTGAATCGCTTCTGCTGCAATTGCACGCACATCAGCATTTTCGTCATTTGTCAGTTCATGAAGAAAAGAAATTGCCTCCCTGTTGCCGATCAGTCCGAGAGTATAGGCCGCATCTCCCCTTGTAACGGGATTTTCGTCCTTCAAAAGAGGAAGAATAAATGGAACTGCCTGTGAAATGTTTTCAGGATCCTCCTTCCCGAGAATTTCCATAAGAGCTGTTGCGCCGATCCTTACCCTCATTCTTTCATCAGTCATAAGATCCCCGACATATTGATATAATCCGGCATCATGTTTGTACATATCAACGATGTTGTCAAGCAGGCCGCCTTCCATATAATCTGCGATCATTTTTTTCAGATCAAACATTTCGGGATCAGTTCGTTCCATCAGTGGATATATTACCACAAAGATTCCTTTGCAGTTGCAGGCATGGAGTCTGAGGGATGTTCTCCGGCAACGCATTCCCAGTATTTCTTCAGCAAGAACTTTTCTCTCTGAACCATGCCCGCAGTTGTTGTATAATCTCTGTACAGGAATTCCGATCAGCATAAACCCATGAAGATATATAACACATTCACCGGAAAAAAGGAGATTTTCACCCCTTTGGTCCCCGGCAGGGTCACGATCTACGCCTGCGGGGTAACTGTGTATGACTATTGTCACATCGGTCATGCGCGAAGCGCGATTATCTTCGATGTCATCAGGCGATACCTGACATATAAGGGTTTGAACGTCACCTATGTCCGGAATTTCACGGATATCGATGACAAGATTATCACCAGGGCACATGAGGCAGGCATCCCCTGGGATGAGGTGGCAAGAACATATACCGATGCATACTATGAGGACATGGACATGCTCGGGGTCGGAAGAGCTGACATAGAGCCGAAAGCGACAGAACACATCAGGGAAATAATAGATATTGTACGGGGACTCATTGACAAAGGGCATGCATACGAATCTGACGGCAGCGTATATTTTGCCGTGGATACATTCCCTGAGTACGGGAAGTTGTCGAAAAGGGATACAGAGGAAATGATGGCCGGGGCGAGAGTTGATATTGATGAAAGGAAGAGAAACCCGATGGATTTCGTCCTCTGGAAAAAGTCAAAGGAAGGGGAACCTTTCTGGGAAAGTCCCTGGGGGCTGGGAAGACCGGGCTGGCATATTGAATGCTCTGCCATGTCGATTAAGCATCTTGGGGAAAGTTTTGATATCCACGGGGGCGGCGCTGATCTGCTTTTTCCCCATCATGAAAATGAGATCGCCCAATCTGAAGCTTACACCGGAAAGGCTTTTGCGTCATACTGGGTGCATAACGGATTTATTACCATCGATAAGGAGAAGATGTCGAAGTCGCTTGGCAACTTTTTTACAATCAGAGAGGTCCTTCAGAAATTCGATCCGGAAGTTGTCAGGTTCTTTCTGCTCTCAACACATTATCGGAGCCCGATAGAGTTTTCCCATGAACAGTTGCGCGAAGCAGAAAGTTCCCTTGACAGATATTATACAACGGTTACACGGATGAATGATTTCGCAAGCAGTCCAGGGGGGCAGGATGATGATTCGCCGGGAGGAAAAACGCTGAAGGATGTCCTCTCTTCATTTAAAGGCAAGTTTCACGAAGCCATGGACGATGACTTCAATACAGCCCTAACGCTCGGACACATTTATGAGGTTATTCGCGAGGTTAACAGGTTTCTTGACAGCAAACCCCGTAGCACCAGGGACAGAGAGGTCGTAATACTGGCAAAAGAGCTTATCCTGGAAGCCGGAAATGTCCTGAATCTCTTTCACAGAACACCCAATGACTGGTACCTGTCTTTAATGAAGGTCCGTTTGATCGGAATTTCAGAAGAAGATATCCTTGAAAAAATCAGGGCCCGTCAGGAGGCGAGGTTGAATAAAGACTGGCAATCCGCGGATACCATACGAAAAGAACTTGAAGAAAAAGGCATTATCCTTGAAGACAAGAAAGACAGGACTGACTGGAAGGTCAAAGTCGGATAACGAGTGGATATACGGCTTCAATCCTGTCATGGAGGCGTTGAGAGCCGGAAGACATGTCAAGTCCGTCGTCGTGTCTTCAGGAAGGCACGAAAAGGTATCTGAATTGCTGCAGGAAGCGGGGACAAGAAACATCCCGGTCAGCTTCTCTGATCCGGTATTTTTCGATCGAACATTCAGAAAGGGACATCAGGGGGTTGCAGCAGAAGTTGCTATTAAGGGATTTGTTCCTCTGGATGAGCTCCTTGTTCTACCATTGCGACACAAGGAGATACCGCTGTTCCTGGTACTGGACTGCATCGAAGACCCGCGGAATCTCGGTGCGATATTGAGGGCTGCAGACGCTTCCGGCGTTCATGGCGTCGTGACTCAGGAACACCGCACTGTGAGTCTCGGCGCGGGAGTCTCGAAGGTCTCGGCAGGAGCAGTTGAGTATGTTCCTGTTTCCCGGGTCGTCAATATCAAACATGCGCTCCACGCAATGAAAGAACAGGACATCACTATTGTCGGGACAGACGCAGGAGCAGAGACCCTGCTGTGGGACATTGACTTCACCGTGCCGCTCGCTCTTGTTATCGGCTCGGAAGGAAAAGGGATACGAAAGACGGTCAGCAGCATGTGCGACTTCCTCGTCGGTATCCCGATGAAGGGACGGATAAACTCGCTTAACGTCTCGGTTGCTGCCGGTATACTTTTTTTTGAGATATTGCGGCAAAGAATGAAAAAAAACTAGAAAAATGCAGATAAATAAAAATAATTGAAAATATTATTGAATTATTGCCATTGACCTTTTTATAACAAAAATAGTTAAATTGAGATTCTAATAAAAAGGGGTTAGTATTGTCTTTTTCTGCCCTTATGTTGATGACGGGATGCGTTGAAGCCACCGTAGCTCAGCTGGCAGAGCAGCTGATTTGTAATCAGCGGGTCGGGGGTTCGATTCCCTTCGGTGGCTCCATGGAGAGGTACCCGAGTGGCCAAAGGGAGCAGACTGTAAATCTGCCGGCGAAGCCTTCGGAGGTTCGAATCCTCCCCTCTCCACCATATAAACTATACAAGGCATGGTCTAAAGTGAAGGGTCCGGAGTTGCAGGTAAAGAGTTGTCCGGCAGGCGAACAAGGAATTGGCACGTCAGGCCATTTGCCCGTTGAGTTGAGAAGTGCGGGAGTAGCTCAGTGGTAGAGCGTCAGCCTTCCAAGCTGAGGGTCGCGGGTTCGAATCCCGTTTCCCGCTCCAACGAAGATACGAGCGATGAGCAAAGAGCATAGAGACGGATTATGTTTCGATATGAGCAGCAGTTCCCGGCTCTTGGCTGATTGCTCTGAGCCAAGATGCCCATGTAGCTCAGTCGGCAGAGCACATCCTTGGTAAGGATGAGGTCACCGGTTCAATCCCGGTCATGGGCTTATGAAAAATTAAGGTGTAGTTGTTGGTTGTCAGTTGGTCATTTACAGAAATAACTGAAAACTAAAAACTCGCAGAGATAAAAGAGGAGGAAAAATGGCAAAGGCTAAGTTTGAGAGGGTAAAGCCTCATGCGAACATAGGGACGATAGGGCACGTAGACCACGGGAAGACGACATTGACATCGGCGATCACGAAGGTACTGGCGATGAA from the Nitrospirota bacterium genome contains:
- the purD gene encoding phosphoribosylamine--glycine ligase, translated to MKVLVIGGGSKEHAIVLKLSMSKHVNRIFCCPGNAGIAELAECIDISPNDLSAIIDFVKYEWIDLTIVGSEHLLPPGIVNALEREGCRILGPDRNSLPLRSSRVFVKDLLRLHRIPTPEYRVFSSYLHAQDYIRLKGTPIVIKPAGYSGGNGAFIAYSTDAAEDILKRIMKDRIFSDAGRQVIVEEYLKGKRLSFTALTDGRTVIPLTSLQIYFQERAENFMKSEMMVVGACSPAPFFTKESESLIMGIITRPLLKAFASEGINYRGVFSTDLLIDKNGPKVLDLHFCFGDLEAPTILPRIRTDLIKLTMAVLEEQLSDMALEWEQGSSVCVAMYSASGLQEGSVLKGLALPFPEDSIFTFHENTSFLDAELVTAGGRAVCITALGIDLHEARSKAYRATERISFEGMMYRNDIGDHSTNT
- a CDS encoding HEAT repeat domain-containing protein, whose translation is MLIGIPVQRLYNNCGHGSERKVLAEEILGMRCRRTSLRLHACNCKGIFVVIYPLMERTDPEMFDLKKMIADYMEGGLLDNIVDMYKHDAGLYQYVGDLMTDERMRVRIGATALMEILGKEDPENISQAVPFILPLLKDENPVTRGDAAYTLGLIGNREAISFLHELTNDENADVRAIAAEAIQEINGNLQAR
- the rlmB gene encoding 23S rRNA (guanosine(2251)-2'-O)-methyltransferase RlmB; the encoded protein is MKTRKTGLTGRSKSDNEWIYGFNPVMEALRAGRHVKSVVVSSGRHEKVSELLQEAGTRNIPVSFSDPVFFDRTFRKGHQGVAAEVAIKGFVPLDELLVLPLRHKEIPLFLVLDCIEDPRNLGAILRAADASGVHGVVTQEHRTVSLGAGVSKVSAGAVEYVPVSRVVNIKHALHAMKEQDITIVGTDAGAETLLWDIDFTVPLALVIGSEGKGIRKTVSSMCDFLVGIPMKGRINSLNVSVAAGILFFEILRQRMKKN
- the purE gene encoding 5-(carboxyamino)imidazole ribonucleotide mutase codes for the protein MKPQVLIVMGSDSDLPVMEGAEEILKMFHISYEITVASAHRTPERAIRIASGAEKKGVDVIIAGAGMAAHLAGVLAAHTILPVIGVPIDASSLKGMDSLLSTVQMPPGIPVATMAIGKAGAKNAAILSAQIIARKNADTAKKLREHKKQMAEDVEKKATTLKNRSSRR
- the cysS gene encoding cysteine--tRNA ligase, with the protein product MKIYNTFTGKKEIFTPLVPGRVTIYACGVTVYDYCHIGHARSAIIFDVIRRYLTYKGLNVTYVRNFTDIDDKIITRAHEAGIPWDEVARTYTDAYYEDMDMLGVGRADIEPKATEHIREIIDIVRGLIDKGHAYESDGSVYFAVDTFPEYGKLSKRDTEEMMAGARVDIDERKRNPMDFVLWKKSKEGEPFWESPWGLGRPGWHIECSAMSIKHLGESFDIHGGGADLLFPHHENEIAQSEAYTGKAFASYWVHNGFITIDKEKMSKSLGNFFTIREVLQKFDPEVVRFFLLSTHYRSPIEFSHEQLREAESSLDRYYTTVTRMNDFASSPGGQDDDSPGGKTLKDVLSSFKGKFHEAMDDDFNTALTLGHIYEVIREVNRFLDSKPRSTRDREVVILAKELILEAGNVLNLFHRTPNDWYLSLMKVRLIGISEEDILEKIRARQEARLNKDWQSADTIRKELEEKGIILEDKKDRTDWKVKVG
- a CDS encoding RNA-binding protein — its product is MSKRLYVGNISFKTTEDEVRDLFSQAGEVVSVKLIKDAATGRLRGFGFVEMSTNEEAQKAVTQLNGTMFMDRNIVVNEAKPQERREKGRPRARGGFDIRGGRR
- a CDS encoding GTP-binding protein, with the translated sequence MAKAKFERVKPHANIGTIGHVDHGKTTLTSAITKVLAM
- a CDS encoding ARMT1-like domain-containing protein; its protein translation is MRVHLDCFPCFLRQSLIALRLGTADESLQKDILLSIMDTLRQADTARPPAYTTTFIHRKIRQLLGRDPFGDIKAEYNRISLGMYPSLKAEVEKSQDPLWTGARLAIAGNVIDFGIFTSVDIEGTVRRALNSRIAVDDYTAFRDAIAETEEILYLADNAGEIVFDRILAETLMQHGKKVRVVVKGSPVINDATRTDAEQSGLTGICEVTDNGSDAVGTILEMTTPDFQDMFRQARLIISKGQGNFETLLGTGKNIFFLFQSKCDVLSRELGLPTGSMLLRKS